One window from the genome of Anguilla rostrata isolate EN2019 chromosome 5, ASM1855537v3, whole genome shotgun sequence encodes:
- the LOC135254712 gene encoding 5-hydroxytryptamine receptor 4 — protein sequence MANTSAAANVSVDTGGDSTPCVPWRSQGSRVALYMFIMAGIACTVVGNFLVVLAIAYFKRLQSPTNSFVMSLAVADFLVGLIVMPYSMVRTVEGCWYFGPTFCEVHSSLDVMLCTASIFHLSCIAFDRYYAVCNPLVYAFKMSRVRVGLLIVVCWVVPLLISFGPIMLGLHKVGIDIQLPEGICAFLVNRVYAVMASLVAFYLPMVIMLVAYWKIYKAAKRQAMQISAMEHQMTVHGLNSAGRKQKQRQNCMRRERKAAKTLGIIMGAFLLFWLPFFTTNVVDPFIEYRTAGVVWDVFLWLGYVNSSLNPFLYAFFNRSFRRAFFMIMGCRICLPGSPASIDLSLTKRDANEHIENE from the coding sequence ATGGCAAACACCTCTGCTGCTGCCAACGTCTCTGTCGACACTGGTGGCGACTCCACCCCCTGTGTTCCCTGGAGGAGCCAGGGCTCCCGGGTGGCCCTGTACATGTTCATCATGGCTGGGATAGCCTGCACCGTGGTGGGAAACTTCCTGGTTGTGCTCGCCATCGCCTACTTCAAACGACTGCAGTCGCCCACCAACTCCTTCGTCATGTCCCTGGCTGTGGCTGACTTCCTGGTGGGCCTTATCGTCATGCCCTACAGCATGGTCCGCACGGTGGAGGGGTGCTGGTACTTCGGGCCCACCTTCTGCGAGGTCCACTCCAGCCTGGACGTCATGCTCTGCACCGCCTCCATCTTCCATCTCAGCTGCATCGCCTTCGACCGCTACTACGCCGTCTGCAACCCCCTGGTGTACGCCTTCAAAATGTCTAGGGTCAGAGTCGGCCTCCTCATTGTGGTCTGCTGGGTGGTACCTCTGCTGATCTCATTCGGGCCCATAATGCTGGGGCTTCACAAGGTGGGCATTGACATCCAGCTACCCGAGGGCATTTGCGCCTTCCTGGTCAACCGGGTCTATGCCGTCATGGCCTCTTTGGTGGCCTTCTACCTGCCTATGGTCATCATGCTGGTGGCCTACTGGAAGATCTACAAGGCTGCCAAGCGGCAGGCCATGCAGATCAGCGCAATGGAGCACCAGATGACTGTGCATGGCTTGAACTCGGCGGGCAGGAagcagaagcagaggcagaaCTGCATGAGGAGGGAGCGGAAGGCGGCCAAGACCCTGGGCATCATCATGGGCGCCTTCCTTCTGTTCTGGCTGCCCTTCTTCACCACCAACGTGGTCGACCCCTTCATCGAGTACCGAACAGCCGGGGTGGTCTGGGACGTGTTCCTCTGGCTGGGATACGTCAATTCCTCCCTCAACCCTTTCCTGTACGCCTTCTTCAACCGGTCGTTTCGAAGAGCCTTCTTTATGATCATGGGCTGCAGGATTTGTCTGCCTGGTTCTCCCGCCAGTATCGATCTTTCTCTTACCAAGAGGGATGCTAATGAACACATAGAAAACGAATAG